From the Streptomyces sp. NBC_00390 genome, the window GGGGGTGATCAGACCGGGGCAGTTCGGGCCGATGATCCGGGTCTTGTTGCCCTTGGACGTCGCGTACGCCCAGAAGGCGGCGGAGTCGTGGACCGCGATGCCCTCGGTGATCACGACGGCCAGCGGGATCTCGGCGTCGATCGCCTCGACGACGGCGGCCTTGGCGAAGGCCGGCGGCACGAAGAGGACGGAGACGTTGGCGCCCGTCTTCTCCATCGCCTCGGCGACGGAGCCGAAGACCGGTACCTCGGTGCCGTCGAAGTCGACGGACGTTCCGGCCTTGCGCGGGTTCACGCCGCCGACGATGTTGGTGCCGTCGGCCAGCATGAGCTTGGTGTGCTTCATGCCGGTGGCGCCGGTCATGCCCTGGACGATGACCTTGCTGTCCTTGTTGAGGAAGATAGCCATGGTTCTACAGTCCCTCTTCCCTTACTTCGCAGCAGCGGCGAGCTCGGCGGCCTTGTCGGCCGCGCCGTCCATGGTGTCCACGCGCTGCACGAGCGGGTGGTTGGCGTCGGAGAGGATCCTGCGACCCAGCTCCGCGTTGTTGCCGTCGAGGCGGACGACCAGCGGCTTGGTGACCTCTTCGCCCTTGTCGGCGAGCAGGGCCAGAGCCTGGACGATGCCGTTGGCGACCTCGTCGCATGCGGTGATGCCACCGAAGACGTTGACGAAGACGGACTTGACGTCCGGGTCGCCGAGGATGATCTCCAGGCCGTTCGCCATCACCTGTGCGGAGGCGCCGCCACCGATGTCGAGGAAGTTGGCCGGCTTGACGCCACCGTGGTTCTCACCAGCGTAGGCGACGACGTCGAGGGTCGACATGACCAGACCCGCGCCGTTGCCGATGATGCCGACCTCGCCGTCGAGCTTGACGTAGTTGAGGTTCTTGGCCTTGGCGGCGGCCTCGAGCGGGTTGGCCGCGGCCTTGTCCTCGAGAGCCGCGTGCTCGGGCTGACGGAAGTCGGCGTTCTCGTCGAGGGACACCTTGCCGTCGAGCGCGATGACGCGGCCGTCGGCGACCTTGGCCAGCGGGTTGACCTCGACGAGGAGCGCGTCCTCCTCGATGAAGGTCTTCCACAGGGTGACGAGGATGTCGGCGACCTGGTCGGCGACCTCGGCCGGGAACTTCGCCTGGGCGACGATCTCGGCGGCCTTCTCCTTGCTGACGCCCTCGTTGGCGTCGACCGGGACCTTCGCGAGGGCCTCGGGGTTCTCCTCCGCGACGACCTCGATCTCCACGCCGCCCTGGACGGACGCCATGGCGAGGAAGGTGCGGTTGGTGCGGTCGAGGAGGTACGAGACGTAGTACTCCTCGGCGATCTCCGGAGCGGTCTCCGCGATCATCACCTTGTGGACCGTGTGGCCCTTGATGTCCATGCCGAGGATGTCCGCCGCACGAGCGACGGCCTCGTCCGGGGTGGCGGCCAGCTTCACGCCGCCGGCCTTGCCACGGCCGCCGACCTTGACCTGGGCCTTGACGACCGAACGGCCGCCCAGACGCTCGGTCGCCTCGCGCGCCGCCTCAGGCGTGTCGATGACTTCACCGGCCAGCACCGGTACACCGTGCTTGGCGAAGAGGTCCCTCGCCTGGTACTCGAACAGGTCCACGCGCGTCCGTCCCTTTTCTACTGATCGCGGTTCGTTGTCTGCGTGGGCGTGCCGCTGAGGGCAACGTGACGGCACTGTCACAAGGGAGGCACACACGGTGTCCGTGGGCGCGGCATGTCCGCCTGGCAGGTTATCCCCGCAGCACACGGGTCCCTAAATCACAGGTCACACCTGAGCGGTGATTACAGTCACAGACCGCGACCTGATCATGCGCGAGGAGAGGCGGCCTCCTGGGGTTCGAAGGCCGCCCCTCACACCTCCGGCACGGCCGACCGCGCCGGAGTAATGCCTGGTCAGTGACCGGTCAGCGCCTGGAGGGCGTCACCCGGAGACTGCTCAGATGCTGACTGTACGTGCTCAGATGCCGTAGGGCATGTAGCTGGGGGTCACATCGGACACCACGCCCTGCGCGCCCGTGACGGCGTTGCCGGTGAGCGGGGCGGCGTCACCCGTGACGCCCCCGGTGACCCCCTGGGCGAACGGCTGCACCTCGGAGACGACACCGCCCGCGAAGGGCTGCACATCGGCGCTCACACCCTGGACGAGACCGGTGGCGCTGGTGCCGACGCCGTACGTGACCGGCTGGACGTGATCGACGACGGTCTCGACCAACGGGTACACCGCGCCGACGACCCCGCCGGCGAACGGCTGCACCTCGGAGACCACACCACCGGCGAACGGCTGCACCTCAGACACCACACCACCGGCGAAGGGGGTCACCTCGGAGACGACGTCCTGCGCGAGGACACCGACGTCACCGACCGCCTGGCCGGCGACCGGCACGACACCGGAGACGGCGGTGGCCACGACGGGCGGCAGAACGGCCTGGCCGGTCTCGTCGGCGATCGGGCCCGAGGCGGCGACGAGGCGCTGGGCCTCTGCGCCGGCCGAGCCCGGGGCCTGCTGCAGCTCCGGCGCGAACGCGGAGAGCGGTCCGAAGAGGTAGTCGATCTCCTCGCGGGCGTCCTGCTGCGTGTCCTCGACGACCGGGACCTGGACGTCCGCGGCGGAGGGGAGCTGCGCGTCGGCGACGGACGGGAGCTGCGCGTCGGCGACGGACGGGAGCTGGATGTCCTCCAGGCGCGGGTCGTCGGGAATCTGGCCCCGCACCCCGGCCGCGGTGTCCGCGACCTGCGTGCTGACGTCCTCGGCACCGGCCGTGACGTCGTCGATCACGTCGGCGGCCTGGTCGGGCGTGGCGAGCGGCACGGAGACGGGCAGCTCGTCGGCGCTGGCCGCGGCGGTCCCGAGGGCCCACATACCGGTGGCGGTGGCGGCGACGGCTATGGAACGGCGGATGTTCTTGTGCATGCTTGCGTCAGATCCTTCGAATTGTCTCGGCTGTCCGGAGATATCCGGTGTGGCGGGCAGACCTGTCCCACCCCCGCGTGGCAGGTCAAGGCGGGGAAAGGGCTGCCCTAGCCGGGGAATTCGAGAATGTCGCGCGGCCTGTCGCGGGTCGGCGGCTCGGCGGCCACCCAGCGGGGGTCGCCGGCGAACACACCCGGCGACCCGTACGACAACGTGGCCGCCTGGTGGTCTCCCATACGGAAGGTGTGGGACTCGCCGGAGTGCGGGACGGTGCCCTGCCGGGAGTTGCAGGGAGCGAACGGCTCAGGTGCGTGCGTAGGGTCCGGACGGACCTCACCCGGCTGCGGTCCGCGCGCCGCGCCGTCGTGGCGACCGGCAGCGGTGGAGGCATCGGGAACGTACGTGGCTGCCACGGCAGCGCTGCGTGCCGCCGCCCTGCTGTCGTCGGAGGAGGCGTCGGCGCGCGACGGAGCGGCCGAACCGGCGACGGTGCCTGTCGCCGGTGCCGGGCCGTCACCCGGGTTTGTGGCGTCGGCGCCCGCGGAGGGCGGGTCGACGGGGAGGCCCGGGACGTCACCGCCGGGCGGTTGCGGCCCAGGCAGCACCTCGCCCAGGGGCGCGGCGATGTCGCGTGCGGCAGCCGTGACGGGCCGGGCCACCTCGCCCAGCGAGGTGGCGGGGTCCGCGGCCACCTCGCGCAGTTCGCGTACCGGAGCGGAGTCTGCGATGTCCGCACCGGCTCCCGCTGCCCACGTCTCCGCCTCCGCAGCGGCCACTGCGGCCTGCGCCCGGACGTGCGGTGCAGGGGACTCGGCAGCCTCCGCCTGGCCGGCGAAGAGGAAACCGATCGTCAGCAGCCCACCGAGGAAGAGCATCACGTGCAGCGCGCGCGACCCGGCGACCGCCCGGCGCAGTGCGCACAGGACGGCTGCTGGACGAGCAGCTGCGACGGTCATGGTGGAGGATGCCTTCCCGGACGGCCCCGGCCGGCGGACGCCGGCCTTCCGCGGGGATCGGGCACGATGCTCGCACGAGCCTCCGGGGGGCACGCAAGTCCTGCGTTACTGATGGGTCACCATGTCCGGTATGGGCAGGGGCCGCTTCTCGATGGCGGCCGCCATGACATCCGGGAAGAGATCGGGCGTACAGGCGAACGCCGGGGCACCGAGCGCCGCGAGGGCCGCCGCGTGCTCACGGTCGTACGCGGGCGTTCCTTCGTCGGAGAGCGCCAGCAGTGCGACGAACTGCACACCCGAGGCCTTCATCGCCGCGACCCGCTTGAGCATTTCGTCCCGGATACCGCCTTCGTAGAGGTCGCTGATGAGGACGACGACGGTGTCGGCGGGGCGGGTGATCTGCGACTGGCAGTATGCGAGCGCCCTGTTGATGTCGGTACCGCCGCCCAGCTGGGTGCCGAACAGCACGTCGACCGGATCGTCGAGCTGGTCGGTGAGGTCGACGACGGCAGTGTCGAAGACGACGAGGCGGGTGGCGATGGAGCGCATCGAGGCGAGGACCGCGCCGAACACGGAGGCATAGACGACGGATGCGGCCATCGATCCGGACTGGTCGATGCAGAGCACCACGTCCTTCTTGACGGACTGGGAGGCGCGTCCGTAACCGATGAGCCGCTCGGGCACGACGGTGCGGTGCTCCGGCAGATAGTTCTTCAGGTTGGCCCGGATCGTCCGGTCCCAGTCGATGTCCCGGTGGCGCGGGCGGTTGATCTTCGCCGAGCGGTCGAGCGCGCCCGTCAGCGTGGACCGGGTGCGGGTGGCCAGCTTCTTCTCCAGCTCCTCGACGACCTTGCGGACCACGGCCCTGGCCGTCTCCTTGGTCGTCTCCGGCATCGCCTTGTTGAGCGAGAGCAGTGTGCCGACGAGATGGACGTCCGCCTCGACGGCCTCCAGCATCTCCGGCTCCAGCAGGAGGGTGGACAGACCGAGCCGGTCGATCGCGTCGCGCTGCATGACCTGGACGACGGAACTGGGGAAGTACGTCCGGATGTCGCCGAGCCAGCGCGCGACGGAGGGCGCGGACGCCCCGAGGCCTGCGGAGCGGCTGCCGCCACGGTCCGCGGAGCCGGGTCGGGTCCCGTAGAGGGAGGTCAGGGCGTCGTCCATCGCCGCGTCCGGGCCGGCCAGGGTGCAGCCCGTGCCGTCGGCTCCGGACTCGCCGCCCAGCACGAGCCGCCAGCGCCGCAGCCGCTCGTCGTGCTCGGTCGGTGTCATCGGGCCACCCCCGCCGGGTCGTTGTCATGGATCGGTTGGTCGAGGTCGCTGCCGGCCGGGTCCTGGCCTGCGAGGTCCGTGCCGGTGCGGTCCGTGGCAGCAAGGGACTCGCCTGCCTGGTCGTCGCCGGGCAGGTTGTTGCCTTCCTGGTCGTGCCCGGCCCGCTCGTTTCCGGCCGTCTCGCTTCCGGCACGCACGCCCGCTGCCGACTCGTGTATGCCGAGCAGCAGATGCAGCACGGGCAGCATGGCGTCCGCCCGCGCCTCGTCCAGGCCGGGCCCGAAGCCCGGCATCGCGGACCGGTCCAGCGCAGGACCGGCCGTCGCCGCGGGTCCACGTGCGACGAGCTCCCCGAGGGTGCGGCGCACGCCCGGTTCGTAGGCGGAGAACGTGCGGCGCAGCAGCGGCAGTACATCGGTGAAGGCGTTCGTGGGCACGCCTGCGAGCCAGGCGTCGACGAGCCCGAGGAGCCGTTCGTCGTGGACCAGGAGCAGACCGCCCCCCGAGGCGCCCCCGACGAACCCCTCGATCCATGCCGCCGCATCGGCGGGCTCCGTGCCCGGCGAGAGCGCGAGGGCCATCAGCCGTGCGGCCTCGTCCTCCTCGAGCCGCCCGTCGTCCAGCAGCAGCCGTGCCGCGCGGCCGCGTATCACGCCGGGGACGGTGTCGCGGTCGGCGAGCCTGCGCAGCACCGAGCTCCAGCGCTCGCCCAGCTCGCCGGTCCCGGGCAGCAGTCCGATCGCGTGGTGAACGCCGTCGATGTGGCCGCGCATCTCCGCCGCGCCGTCCGCGTCGAGCGCGGTGCAGGCGGGCGGCAGTCCGACACAGATCCGCTCGGCGATCCCGGCGGCGACCTCTCCGAGCGCGGCCGTGTCGGTGGCGCGCACATCGCCGTACCGCAAGGAGCGGGCAAGGGCGGGCAGGGCCTGAGCGAGATGGCCCACGTCGGCGTCCAGCGCGGCGCGGTCGGCCAGCGCCTTCATCACCACGGGCAGCGCGTCGGGCAGGCCGGCCAGCAGGCAGTGCTCGGCGAGTGCGGTGACCTCGCCGAGCGCGGTGGCCGTGAGGGCCAGCGACTCGGCCTTCGCCGTGGCGGCGGAGAGCACGGTGGTGCCCCAGACTCCGGCCTCGGCGATCTGGACGGACAGCTCGGGCTCCCAGCGCAGCCGCCAGCTCTCCCGGAACGTGCCCGTGCTTCCCCGTCCCGCGACGGGCTCCCCCCAGCCGACGCCGAGCAGACGCAGCCGGTGCAGCAGCCGGCTCTTGGCCGCGTCCGTCTCCTTGCGCAGATCCAGGTCCAGCTCGCGCTCCAGGGCCTCGGGCTTGAGCCGCAGACTGCGCTGCAGCCGGGTCAGATCGCGCTGAAGGGGTACGGCGGGCGCGGTGTCCGGCACTTCACCGAGCACATCACCGATGACGAGCCGGTCGCGGACGAGATCGAGCGGCACATCGGAACCGTCGCACATGACGGCCCGTACGGCGTCGATGGTCTCGCCCAGTCCGGCGAGCGGCCGCCCTCGCATGACGGCGAGTGTCTCGGCGAGCCGGACCGCCTCGATGACATGGGCGGACGACACCATCCGGTCCTCGTCGCGCAGCAGGCCCGCGACCTTGGTCATCCACCGCTCGACGGGCCGGTCGGGCGCGCCGAACAGGTGCCCGTACCAGCCGGGCGAGTCGATGCCCGCGCCGTAGCCTCGCCCGGAGGGTGACCCGAGCCGGGCGAGCCGGCGGTGCGTCCAGGGCACCCAGGTCATCTCCGTCCTGACTTTCGGCAGCCCTTTGAGGAGTGCGCGGTCGGCGGCGACGGTGGTCCTCTCCTCGAGCGCGGGCACATGCCAGGCGCCGCAGACGACTGCCACACCGTCCCCGAACTCCTTGCGGGCCGCCCTCAGTTGGAGGCGCATATGGGCCTCCCGAACGAGATCCCGGTCGCGACCGCCGTGGCCGTACCCCTCCCGCAGTGCCGTCATCGCCTCGCCGAGCGCGGCGAACGGCGCGAAGGGATCCGTGACGTCTGCCGGGGTACCTCTCCCGGCTGCCGGGAGAGGCGTCACCGCCGTCCCGGCCGCGGGCGCGGTCCGGGACCCGGTGCCCCGATGCTCGACGACGTCCTCCCACCAGCGCTCCGGGTCGTCGTACCCCGCGGCCCCGGCGAGCACGGCGATCGGGTCGATGTGCAGCCCGTCGCTGCCCGCCTCGTCCGGCGCGGGTGCGCCCGGACCCACGCTGCCGGGGTCGGCACCGGGCTGCCCGGCCGATGTCCCGTCAGGCCCCTCCGACCCCTCCGGCCGGTCGGGCGGCGGGGCCGCGCGCCGGGCTTCCTCGTGCGCGGCGAGCGCGAGCGAGTGCGCTGCGGGCAGGTCGATGAACCGAACGGGAACCTCGTGCGCCAGCGCCCAGCGGATCGCGACCCATTCCGGCGAGAACTCCGCCAGCGGCCAGAACGCCGCCCGGCCCGGATCGTCCACGGCATGCGCGAGCAGCGCGACCGGCGGGCGCATCTGCTCGTCGGCCGCGAGCGCGAGCAGCCCGTCCCCCTCGGGCGGCCCCTCGACCAGCACGGCCGCGGGCGAGGCCGCGTCCAGCGCGGCCCGTACCGCCCGGGCGGAGCCCGGCCCGTGGTGGCGGACGCCGAGCAGCAGCGGCCCTGTCATACGCTCACCTCGCGGCAGGCCCGGTAGAAGGCCTTCCAGCCGTCCCGCTCGCGCACCACCGTCTCCAGGTACTCCTGCCAGATGACGCGGTCGGCCGCCGGGTCCCGCACGACGGCGCCGAGGATGCCGGCCGCCACGTCACCCGGGCGCAGTATCCCGTCACCGAAGTGCGCTGCCAGCGCCAGCCCGTTGGTGACGACGGAGATGGCCTCGGCCGTCGACAGCGTCCCGGAAGGAGGCTTGATCTTGGTACGGCCGTCGGTGGACACGCCGTCCCTCAACTCCCGGAAGACCGTGACCACCCGGCGGATCTCCTCCAGTCCCTCCGGCGCGGCAGGCAGATCGAGCGATCGTCCTATCTGGTCGACGCGCCGTGACACGATGTCGACCTCGGCGTCCGGGGTCGCGGGCAGCGGGAGCACGACCGTGTTGAACCGGCGGCGCAGCGCGCTGGACAGGTCGTTGACCCCGCGGTCGCGGTCGTTGGCCGTGGCGATGAGATTGAACCCGCGGACCGCCTGCACCTCCTGCCCCAACTCCGGCACGGGCAGCGTCTTCTCGGACAGGATCGTGATCAGCGTGTCCTGCACGTCGGCGGGGATGCGTGTGAGCTCCTCGACACGTGCGGTCATGCCTTCGGACATGGCGCGCATGACCGGACTCGGCACGAGCGCGTCACGGCTGGGTCCGTGCGCCAGCAGCTGCGCATAGTTCCAGCCGTAGCGGATCGCCTCCTCGGGCGTGCCCGCCGTGCCCTGCACCAGCAGGGTCGAGTCGCCGCTGACAGCGGCGGCGAGATGCTCGGACACCCATGTCTTGGCAGTGCCGGGCACGCCGAGCAGCAGCAGCGCCCGGTCGGTGGCGAGGGTGGTGACGGCGACCTCGACGATCCGGCGCGGCCCCACGTACTTGGGTGTGATCACCGTCCCGTCGGACAGCGTGCCGCCGAGCAGATAGGTCGCGACCGCCCACGGCGACATCCGCCAGTTCACCGGACACGGGCGGTCGTCGACCGCGGCGAGCGCCTTCAGCTCATCGGCGAAAGCGTCCTCGGCGTGCGGTCGCAGGACTTCGGTTCCGGTCGCTGCGCCGATTTCGGACACGGTCATGGATCCCCCTCCAGATCGTTCGACCCGATGTGTGATCCACGGTGCACCATGCCACTGACAATCGACCTCGGCGATCACATCACAGCAGGTCAGAACCGTTGTCAGTGCAGGGCCTTAGCGTCGTTCCCATGCTGCGATCACACGGGGAAGAGCCCCCGCACCCCACGGAGCAGGGGCTGCGCTGGACGTCGGAACAGGTGCTGGCACTGGCTCCTGACGACGCATCACGCAAAGCGGGAAACAAACTCGGCACGGCCGGACCGTGGTCCGGCGCGGGCACCACCGGCTCGGGTGCCGTGTGGGGCCTGTGCAAGGGCAGCGGCAGCAAGCCCTATCAGACGGTGGTGGACACCAAGGGCCCCGCGTACAAATGCAGTTGCCCGAGCCGGAAGTTCCCGTGCAAGCACGCGCTGGGACTGCTGCTGCTGTGGGCGGCGGACGCGCAGGCCGTGCGGACCGTGCAGGACTCCGACGTCCCGGACTGGGCCGAGGAGTGGCTGGCAGGGCGCAGAAAGCGCGATGAGGCCAGGCAACAGAACGGTGCGGGGACAGGGACGCCTGCCAAGAACGCGGATCCCGACGCCGCCCGGCGCCGCGCCGAGCAGCGGGCGAGCCGGATCACGGCGGGCGCCACCGAGCTGGAGCAGCGGCTGTCCGATCTGCTGCGCGGGGGACTTGCCGCGGCCGAGCAGTCCGGATACGGGCTCTGGGAGGAGACCGCGGCCCGCATGGTCGACGCGCAGGCGCCCGGGCTGGCGGGCCGGGTCCGCGAGTTGGGCGCGATACCCGGCTCCGGCCCGGGCTGGCCGGTGCGCCTGCTGGAGGAGTGCGCGCTGATCCATCTGCTGAACTCGGCCTGGCTGGGCCGCCGGCGGCTGCCCGAAGCGCTGGCTGCGACGGTGCGGACCCGCGTGGGGCTCACCGCGCCGGCCGCCGGACCGCCCGTCCGTGACGACTGGCTGATCCTGGCCCAGTACGACACGTCGGACGGCAAGCTCACCACCCGCCGGATCTGGCTGTACGGGCGGGAGACCGGCCGCACCGTGCTGCTGCTGTCCTTCGGGGTGGCGGGCCGCTCACCGCAACAGGCGCTGCCGGTGGGACTGACGATCGACGCGGAGGTCGTGCCGTACGGGGGCGCGGGGCAGTTGCGGGCGGACCTGGGCACGCAGTTCGGCGGACCGGCGCCCCTCGGTGCGCCCCCGCCGGGCGGACCGGCGGTGTCGGCCGTCGAGGTGTACGGGCAGGCCCTGCGGGACGACCCCTGGCTGGACTCCTGGCCGGTGACGCTGCACGGCGTCGTACCCGTCCCGGACGGCGACGGGTGGCAACTGGCGGACGCGGACGGGAAGTCCGCGCTCCCCGTCACAGCTGCGGCCCTCTCCCGTCCTGGGCTGTGGAAGCTCGTGGCGCTCTCCGGCGGCCGTCCGGTCACGGTCTTCGGCGAGTTCGGTCACCAGGGCTTCGCGCCGCTCACGGCCTGGCCGGAGGACGGCTCGGAGACGGTCCCGCTCATCTGACGACAAGGCTCATGACCAGTGAAGGAGGCATCATGACCGCCACCACCGGCGCATCACCGTGGGAGGAGCTCGTCACTGCGGCGCTTCTCGGCACCGACCGCCGCACCCCGCCGGCCGCTCTGACGCCCCCGGGCAAGGACGCTCCGGTCGGCCTGCTCGACGCCGCCGCGCTGCACACCGTACGGCGACGGGCAGGTCTGCAGCCCGCGGCTGCCGCCGCCCGGCCGGAACCCGCACCGCACGACGGTCGCCCTGCACTGCCCGCGCCGGCCCGGCGGCGGCTCGCCCAGCTGCTCGCCGACCGGTCCGCGCCGTCGGGCGGCGGCCGCCGGGGTACCGCTCCGGATCTGACCGAGCTGCTCCCCCAGTGGCTGGCCGCCGCCAACGAACGCGGCTTCCAGGCGCCGCCTTCCGTCCTGCCGGCGCTGCTCGACGCGGCCCGGGCACGTACCGATCTGCGGCCGCAGGCCCTCGCCTTCGCCGGGGCGCGCGGGCTGTGGCTCGCCCGGCTCAACCCGGAATGGAAGTTCGCCCTGCGCGGCGGATCGGCCGGCTCCGCACTGCCCG encodes:
- a CDS encoding SWIM zinc finger family protein, whose amino-acid sequence is MLRSHGEEPPHPTEQGLRWTSEQVLALAPDDASRKAGNKLGTAGPWSGAGTTGSGAVWGLCKGSGSKPYQTVVDTKGPAYKCSCPSRKFPCKHALGLLLLWAADAQAVRTVQDSDVPDWAEEWLAGRRKRDEARQQNGAGTGTPAKNADPDAARRRAEQRASRITAGATELEQRLSDLLRGGLAAAEQSGYGLWEETAARMVDAQAPGLAGRVRELGAIPGSGPGWPVRLLEECALIHLLNSAWLGRRRLPEALAATVRTRVGLTAPAAGPPVRDDWLILAQYDTSDGKLTTRRIWLYGRETGRTVLLLSFGVAGRSPQQALPVGLTIDAEVVPYGGAGQLRADLGTQFGGPAPLGAPPPGGPAVSAVEVYGQALRDDPWLDSWPVTLHGVVPVPDGDGWQLADADGKSALPVTAAALSRPGLWKLVALSGGRPVTVFGEFGHQGFAPLTAWPEDGSETVPLI
- a CDS encoding VWA domain-containing protein, whose protein sequence is MTPTEHDERLRRWRLVLGGESGADGTGCTLAGPDAAMDDALTSLYGTRPGSADRGGSRSAGLGASAPSVARWLGDIRTYFPSSVVQVMQRDAIDRLGLSTLLLEPEMLEAVEADVHLVGTLLSLNKAMPETTKETARAVVRKVVEELEKKLATRTRSTLTGALDRSAKINRPRHRDIDWDRTIRANLKNYLPEHRTVVPERLIGYGRASQSVKKDVVLCIDQSGSMAASVVYASVFGAVLASMRSIATRLVVFDTAVVDLTDQLDDPVDVLFGTQLGGGTDINRALAYCQSQITRPADTVVVLISDLYEGGIRDEMLKRVAAMKASGVQFVALLALSDEGTPAYDREHAAALAALGAPAFACTPDLFPDVMAAAIEKRPLPIPDMVTHQ
- a CDS encoding DUF5682 family protein, yielding MTGPLLLGVRHHGPGSARAVRAALDAASPAAVLVEGPPEGDGLLALAADEQMRPPVALLAHAVDDPGRAAFWPLAEFSPEWVAIRWALAHEVPVRFIDLPAAHSLALAAHEEARRAAPPPDRPEGSEGPDGTSAGQPGADPGSVGPGAPAPDEAGSDGLHIDPIAVLAGAAGYDDPERWWEDVVEHRGTGSRTAPAAGTAVTPLPAAGRGTPADVTDPFAPFAALGEAMTALREGYGHGGRDRDLVREAHMRLQLRAARKEFGDGVAVVCGAWHVPALEERTTVAADRALLKGLPKVRTEMTWVPWTHRRLARLGSPSGRGYGAGIDSPGWYGHLFGAPDRPVERWMTKVAGLLRDEDRMVSSAHVIEAVRLAETLAVMRGRPLAGLGETIDAVRAVMCDGSDVPLDLVRDRLVIGDVLGEVPDTAPAVPLQRDLTRLQRSLRLKPEALERELDLDLRKETDAAKSRLLHRLRLLGVGWGEPVAGRGSTGTFRESWRLRWEPELSVQIAEAGVWGTTVLSAATAKAESLALTATALGEVTALAEHCLLAGLPDALPVVMKALADRAALDADVGHLAQALPALARSLRYGDVRATDTAALGEVAAGIAERICVGLPPACTALDADGAAEMRGHIDGVHHAIGLLPGTGELGERWSSVLRRLADRDTVPGVIRGRAARLLLDDGRLEEDEAARLMALALSPGTEPADAAAWIEGFVGGASGGGLLLVHDERLLGLVDAWLAGVPTNAFTDVLPLLRRTFSAYEPGVRRTLGELVARGPAATAGPALDRSAMPGFGPGLDEARADAMLPVLHLLLGIHESAAGVRAGSETAGNERAGHDQEGNNLPGDDQAGESLAATDRTGTDLAGQDPAGSDLDQPIHDNDPAGVAR
- the sucC gene encoding ADP-forming succinate--CoA ligase subunit beta encodes the protein MDLFEYQARDLFAKHGVPVLAGEVIDTPEAAREATERLGGRSVVKAQVKVGGRGKAGGVKLAATPDEAVARAADILGMDIKGHTVHKVMIAETAPEIAEEYYVSYLLDRTNRTFLAMASVQGGVEIEVVAEENPEALAKVPVDANEGVSKEKAAEIVAQAKFPAEVADQVADILVTLWKTFIEEDALLVEVNPLAKVADGRVIALDGKVSLDENADFRQPEHAALEDKAAANPLEAAAKAKNLNYVKLDGEVGIIGNGAGLVMSTLDVVAYAGENHGGVKPANFLDIGGGASAQVMANGLEIILGDPDVKSVFVNVFGGITACDEVANGIVQALALLADKGEEVTKPLVVRLDGNNAELGRRILSDANHPLVQRVDTMDGAADKAAELAAAAK
- a CDS encoding ATP-binding protein, whose product is MTVSEIGAATGTEVLRPHAEDAFADELKALAAVDDRPCPVNWRMSPWAVATYLLGGTLSDGTVITPKYVGPRRIVEVAVTTLATDRALLLLGVPGTAKTWVSEHLAAAVSGDSTLLVQGTAGTPEEAIRYGWNYAQLLAHGPSRDALVPSPVMRAMSEGMTARVEELTRIPADVQDTLITILSEKTLPVPELGQEVQAVRGFNLIATANDRDRGVNDLSSALRRRFNTVVLPLPATPDAEVDIVSRRVDQIGRSLDLPAAPEGLEEIRRVVTVFRELRDGVSTDGRTKIKPPSGTLSTAEAISVVTNGLALAAHFGDGILRPGDVAAGILGAVVRDPAADRVIWQEYLETVVRERDGWKAFYRACREVSV